One segment of Nostoc piscinale CENA21 DNA contains the following:
- a CDS encoding VOC family protein: protein MKLGYTIIWVNDVIKTVEFYEKAFGLVRRTLKETDKSIWAEMETGETTLAFSATSEAETLFPSGFRSHDPAQPPALMQLSFVTPDVGTAYMKAIGAGAKPLDAPKAIPGGQTVARVRDLNGVLVSLVSA, encoded by the coding sequence ATGAAACTGGGTTATACAATTATCTGGGTCAATGATGTCATTAAAACGGTGGAATTTTACGAAAAAGCATTCGGGCTAGTGCGTCGTACCCTAAAAGAAACAGATAAATCGATTTGGGCTGAAATGGAAACTGGCGAAACCACTTTAGCATTCTCCGCAACCAGTGAAGCCGAAACATTATTTCCAAGTGGTTTTCGCAGTCATGATCCTGCACAACCACCAGCACTAATGCAACTTTCATTTGTCACACCGGATGTTGGTACAGCTTATATGAAAGCGATAGGCGCAGGTGCAAAACCTTTAGATGCACCCAAAGCCATACCAGGGGGACAAACAGTTGCGCGTGTCCGTGATTTGAATGGTGTGCTGGTGTCGTTAGTGAGTGCGTGA
- a CDS encoding CbtB-domain containing protein, translating to MTTQTHPSVLQKTASVTLSTPVQATLYVSLCALTLWTVYFTTNPAIHDRVHSLRHHTLLVGCH from the coding sequence ATGACTACTCAAACTCATCCTTCAGTTTTACAAAAAACAGCAAGTGTGACTTTATCGACACCTGTGCAAGCCACACTCTATGTTTCTTTGTGTGCTTTGACTCTTTGGACAGTGTATTTTACGACTAACCCAGCTATTCACGATCGCGTACACTCATTACGTCACCACACTTTGCTAGTAGGCTGTCATTAG
- a CDS encoding Nramp family divalent metal transporter, translating to MPFLDNTAKKPSLPEVYRSIKIPKTKSFWRKLLAYAGPGYLVSVGYIDPGNWATDLAGGAKFGYALLTVIMLSNLMAILMQSLCVRLGVATGKDLAQACRDYFSPRVSFGLWLLCEIAIAACDLAEVLGSAIALQLLFGIPLSWGVCITALDVFVLLLLQKKRLSLHRSLSNYVSRNCQFMFCSRNYVFAS from the coding sequence ATGCCTTTTTTGGATAATACGGCGAAAAAGCCAAGCCTCCCCGAAGTTTACCGCAGTATCAAAATTCCCAAGACCAAAAGTTTTTGGCGAAAACTTTTGGCGTATGCGGGGCCAGGATATTTAGTTTCTGTAGGATATATAGATCCGGGAAACTGGGCGACTGATTTAGCTGGTGGGGCTAAATTTGGCTATGCACTGCTAACTGTGATTATGCTTTCTAACTTGATGGCGATTTTAATGCAATCGCTGTGTGTGCGGTTAGGGGTAGCGACGGGAAAAGATTTAGCCCAGGCTTGTCGAGATTATTTTAGCCCGCGTGTGAGTTTTGGTTTATGGTTGTTGTGTGAGATTGCGATCGCGGCTTGTGATTTAGCAGAAGTTTTAGGAAGTGCGATCGCGCTACAATTACTTTTTGGTATTCCCCTAAGTTGGGGTGTGTGCATTACAGCATTAGATGTATTTGTATTATTATTACTACAAAAAAAAAGGCTTTCGCTACACAGAAGCCTTAGTAATTATGTTAGTAGGAACTGTCAGTTTATGTTTTGCTCTAGAAATTATGTTTTCGCGTCCTGA
- a CDS encoding tetratricopeptide repeat protein has translation MKHIRQKVAVLGITILLAVTPTLVDAKTPNNQTNFQESYQQGVQKLEQGNFQAAIADFDKVVQQNPKFYEGFCLRGLAKSQIGDLSAAITDFNQALKLNPNHIDAYNSRGTVYAQMGNLQKAIADFNSTIKIDPQSVDAYYNRGLAYFKQQNPQAAISDFSQAISLNPNLADAYGNRGLAKYALGDQRNAIADLQQAATLFRQQGDTVSYQQTQTLIQQVQR, from the coding sequence ATGAAGCATATCCGGCAAAAAGTTGCAGTTTTGGGAATTACAATTTTATTGGCTGTAACACCTACACTTGTTGATGCCAAGACACCAAATAATCAAACAAATTTTCAAGAATCTTATCAACAAGGGGTACAGAAGTTAGAACAAGGCAATTTTCAGGCAGCGATCGCAGATTTTGACAAAGTAGTACAGCAAAATCCCAAATTTTACGAAGGTTTTTGTCTGCGGGGTTTAGCCAAATCGCAAATTGGAGACTTAAGCGCCGCAATTACCGACTTTAATCAAGCACTCAAACTCAATCCCAATCATATAGATGCTTATAATAGTCGGGGAACGGTTTATGCCCAAATGGGAAATTTACAAAAAGCAATTGCGGACTTTAACAGCACAATCAAAATTGATCCGCAGTCTGTAGATGCTTACTATAATCGAGGATTGGCTTACTTTAAACAACAAAATCCCCAAGCCGCAATTTCTGACTTTAGCCAAGCAATTAGTTTGAATCCAAATTTAGCAGATGCTTACGGTAATCGCGGACTGGCTAAATATGCTTTAGGAGATCAGCGTAACGCGATCGCGGATTTACAGCAAGCAGCAACACTGTTTCGTCAGCAAGGCGACACCGTAAGCTACCAACAAACACAAACTTTAATCCAACAGGTACAACGTTAG
- a CDS encoding Uma2 family endonuclease, which produces MLAKSTPAEQRTVLHNVSWETFEALLRDTGEDRGSRFAYDCGTLEIMTPLFEHENPKIQFDRLIFSLVEELSLEIKSAGSTTLKRRLLKRGIEPDNCYYIQTESRVRNRETLDLETDPPPDLAIEVDITSSSVNKFNIYAALGISELWRYNGQNLKFYQLVDGQYIECEFSMAFPIVSVRDMSRFIEQSKTMGEIALLKLFRTWVRSTLEG; this is translated from the coding sequence ATGCTTGCCAAGTCAACTCCTGCTGAACAAAGAACAGTTCTGCACAACGTTAGCTGGGAAACCTTTGAAGCTTTGCTAAGAGATACAGGTGAAGATAGAGGTTCTCGGTTCGCTTATGACTGCGGCACTTTAGAAATTATGACACCACTGTTTGAACATGAAAACCCTAAAATTCAGTTTGATCGGTTAATATTTAGTTTGGTCGAGGAATTATCATTAGAAATTAAAAGTGCTGGTTCGACAACTTTAAAACGAAGATTATTAAAACGAGGCATAGAACCAGACAACTGTTACTATATACAAACTGAATCAAGAGTTAGAAATAGAGAAACTTTAGACTTAGAAACTGATCCGCCACCTGATTTAGCAATAGAAGTTGACATTACCAGTAGTTCAGTTAATAAGTTTAATATTTACGCCGCATTAGGTATCTCTGAACTATGGAGATATAACGGTCAGAATTTAAAATTTTATCAATTAGTTGATGGGCAATATATTGAATGTGAGTTTAGCATGGCCTTTCCCATAGTCTCAGTGCGTGATATGAGCCGATTTATCGAACAAAGCAAAACTATGGGTGAAATTGCTTTACTTAAATTATTTCGCACTTGGGTAAGAAGTACGCTAGAGGGATAG
- a CDS encoding GAF domain-containing protein, which yields MQIHSHPEFDPRSSQSVEQGLRRVLERLVRTMQRDALIRQTTHELRESLQADRVVLYYFYWQWHGQVTFESLSSEKYSILGSTGADNCFTNEYAALYLAGRVRAIADTNLEPLLGCHREFLHSIQVRANLVVPILVPKGLWGLLVAHQCQTPRIWSPADINLVQTAAKTLATDANILGS from the coding sequence GTGCAAATTCATTCTCACCCCGAATTTGACCCTAGATCAAGCCAATCTGTTGAGCAGGGGTTACGAAGAGTTTTAGAGCGCCTTGTCAGAACAATGCAGCGCGATGCTTTGATTCGGCAAACAACTCATGAATTGAGAGAATCACTCCAGGCTGATCGCGTAGTCTTATATTACTTTTATTGGCAGTGGCATGGCCAAGTTACATTTGAATCCTTAAGTTCAGAGAAATATTCGATTTTGGGTTCCACAGGGGCAGATAATTGTTTTACCAATGAATATGCAGCTTTATATTTGGCTGGTAGAGTAAGAGCGATCGCAGATACTAACCTTGAACCTTTACTAGGTTGTCACCGTGAGTTTCTCCACAGCATCCAGGTACGCGCCAACCTAGTAGTGCCGATTTTAGTTCCTAAAGGTTTGTGGGGGTTGCTAGTCGCTCATCAATGTCAAACACCCCGTATTTGGTCGCCAGCAGATATCAACTTAGTGCAAACAGCAGCGAAAACTCTCGCCACCGACGCGAATATTTTAGGAAGTTAA
- a CDS encoding TM2 domain-containing protein produces the protein MSNNSPSEISNKKLAAGICAILLGALGIHKFILGYTTEGLIMLLVSILTCGFGGAIMGIIGLVEGVIYLTKTDEEFVEAYIVNKKGWF, from the coding sequence ATGTCTAATAACAGTCCTAGTGAGATCAGTAATAAAAAACTCGCAGCTGGAATTTGTGCAATCTTGTTAGGAGCTTTAGGAATTCATAAGTTTATTCTTGGTTACACAACCGAAGGCTTGATTATGTTGCTGGTTAGCATCCTCACCTGTGGTTTTGGTGGAGCAATTATGGGCATTATTGGTTTAGTAGAAGGAGTTATTTACTTAACCAAAACCGATGAGGAATTTGTTGAGGCTTATATTGTCAACAAAAAAGGCTGGTTTTAA
- a CDS encoding LCP family protein: protein MTIQRTSAEENHSKTPNMKGRKSITPKSGRWLWFWVGMSGIAMVSAMAGALLAVSLTSTPLQQADLSPQEEAVFDSDAIAGGGLRFSELTRPVNLLVMGMSVLPPDVQNPPEETKNLRYLPQVNSFDGLSDVMLLVKFDPQTKKIVMLSIPRDTRTEIEGHGTRKINAANVEGGPALTAKTVSNLLGGVGIDRYIRINVLGVAKLIDALGGVTVYVPKDMKYQDDSQHLYINLKAGKQHLNGEQALQLLRFRHDELGDIGRIQRQQMVIRALTDQSLNPATLAQMPKILNVVKEHIDTNLTVEELVALLGFGVRTNRSNMEMLMLPGRFSEKGEYDASYWLPSKDSIAKLMAKQFGLESNTENTEPQVTDPSSVRVAIQDSTGSDRAALRPLIRALERAGYRNVYIAKPWNEPLEVTHIVAQQGDGSSAESIRDLLGIGEVRVESTGSLYSDVSIQVGKDWLQHQMPLDDSTQSY from the coding sequence GTGACCATTCAAAGAACTTCGGCGGAAGAAAACCACTCAAAAACCCCCAATATGAAGGGCAGAAAGTCAATAACCCCTAAATCGGGACGTTGGTTGTGGTTCTGGGTCGGTATGAGCGGCATTGCAATGGTGTCAGCAATGGCTGGTGCTTTGTTGGCGGTTTCTTTAACTAGCACGCCGTTACAGCAAGCCGATCTCAGCCCCCAAGAAGAAGCCGTCTTTGACAGCGATGCGATCGCTGGTGGTGGATTGCGCTTTTCTGAATTAACTCGTCCGGTGAATCTTTTAGTCATGGGGATGAGTGTACTACCTCCCGATGTCCAAAATCCTCCCGAAGAAACCAAAAATCTCCGCTACTTGCCCCAAGTCAACTCTTTTGATGGTCTTTCGGATGTCATGCTGTTGGTCAAATTTGACCCCCAGACCAAAAAAATAGTCATGCTTTCGATTCCTAGAGATACGCGCACAGAAATCGAAGGGCATGGAACAAGAAAAATTAATGCTGCTAATGTGGAAGGCGGCCCGGCTTTAACCGCCAAAACCGTCAGCAATCTCTTGGGCGGGGTTGGTATTGACCGCTACATTCGGATTAATGTTTTGGGAGTTGCTAAACTCATTGATGCTTTGGGTGGCGTTACAGTTTATGTTCCCAAAGATATGAAATACCAAGATGATTCTCAACATCTATATATTAATTTAAAAGCAGGCAAGCAACATCTCAACGGCGAGCAAGCACTACAATTACTGCGTTTTCGTCATGATGAATTAGGTGATATTGGTCGGATTCAACGCCAGCAAATGGTCATCCGTGCCTTGACTGACCAAAGTCTCAACCCTGCTACTCTAGCACAGATGCCTAAAATTCTGAATGTTGTCAAAGAACACATTGATACTAACTTAACGGTAGAAGAATTAGTTGCTTTATTAGGTTTTGGTGTGCGGACTAATCGCTCCAACATGGAGATGTTAATGCTACCAGGGCGCTTTAGCGAGAAAGGCGAGTATGATGCCAGCTATTGGTTACCCAGTAAAGATAGCATTGCCAAACTCATGGCTAAACAATTTGGTTTAGAATCAAATACTGAAAATACTGAGCCACAAGTAACTGATCCTAGTTCTGTGCGAGTTGCCATTCAAGATAGCACAGGAAGCGATCGCGCCGCCCTGCGGCCTTTAATTCGCGCTTTAGAAAGGGCTGGTTATCGGAATGTCTATATTGCCAAGCCGTGGAATGAACCATTAGAAGTCACTCACATTGTTGCTCAACAAGGAGATGGCAGTAGTGCTGAATCAATTCGGGATCTTCTGGGAATTGGCGAAGTTCGGGTTGAAAGCACTGGTAGTTTATATTCTGATGTCAGCATTCAAGTAGGCAAAGATTGGCTACAACACCAAATGCCTTTGGATGATTCGACTCAATCTTATTAG
- a CDS encoding divalent metal cation transporter yields the protein MLVGTVSLCFALEIMFSRPDWGGILLGYTPKVEILQNPGMLYIAIGILGATVMPHNLYLHSSIVQTRAWQPTTEKRWEAIKFGTIDSTFALCFALLINSAILIVSAATFHFSGHQDVAEIQDAYKLLSPMLGVNAASAIFGLALLASGQSSTLTATLAGQIVMEGFLNLRMKAWLRRFLTRIIAIVPALISIIYFGEQSTSNLLVFSQVILSLQLSFAVVPLVMFTSNRRLMGEFVNPWWLKSLSWLVAIAIIILNAWLLVQTISGWLFG from the coding sequence ATGTTAGTAGGAACTGTCAGTTTATGTTTTGCTCTAGAAATTATGTTTTCGCGTCCTGATTGGGGCGGGATTTTATTAGGTTATACTCCCAAAGTTGAAATTTTACAAAATCCAGGAATGCTATATATTGCTATTGGCATTTTGGGTGCTACAGTTATGCCACATAATTTATATTTGCACTCCTCAATTGTGCAGACTCGCGCTTGGCAACCAACTACAGAAAAGCGATGGGAAGCGATTAAATTTGGTACAATTGACTCGACATTTGCTTTGTGTTTTGCACTCTTAATTAATTCTGCAATATTAATTGTATCAGCAGCAACATTTCACTTTTCTGGACATCAGGATGTTGCAGAAATTCAAGATGCTTATAAATTACTTTCTCCCATGTTGGGTGTAAATGCGGCTAGTGCAATTTTTGGTTTAGCCTTATTAGCTTCTGGACAAAGTTCTACCCTCACTGCAACTTTAGCCGGACAAATTGTCATGGAAGGCTTTTTAAATTTACGCATGAAAGCTTGGTTACGCAGATTTTTAACAAGAATAATTGCAATTGTACCTGCTTTGATTTCTATTATTTATTTTGGTGAACAAAGTACAAGCAATTTATTAGTTTTTAGCCAAGTAATCTTAAGTTTGCAGCTATCATTTGCCGTAGTGCCGTTAGTCATGTTTACCAGCAATCGCCGCTTGATGGGTGAATTTGTGAATCCTTGGTGGTTAAAAAGCTTATCATGGTTAGTAGCGATCGCCATCATTATTTTAAATGCTTGGTTGTTAGTGCAAACTATTTCTGGTTGGTTATTTGGTTAA
- a CDS encoding AI-2E family transporter, whose translation MQTRKLIDWWQTLTPIARIGAIALFAPVLVLNGWALSAIFDYFHSLIVILVGASVLAFLLNYPVSWMERHGAKREQVAVLVFLLALSILLALGVTLFPLALTQAQQLVARIPELIDSGRSQLMMLNEKAEVFGLPINLDALVVQINDRVKGQLQAIAGQVLNLAVVTFTSLLDFLLTMVLTFYLLQHGDELWQSLVEWLPTRFREPFSQTVRLSFQNFFITQLILSTCMASALIPAFLWLKVPFGLLFGLTIGIMALVPFGGSVGIILTTSLVALQDFWMGTRVLLAAVIVQQILENLIAPRILGSFTGLNPVWILISVLTGARIGGLLGVIVAVPTAVIVKTALVALRPGRLTSETDDTTAKCDKSTTSVADESPKPEVKNPLSFSEPTLP comes from the coding sequence ATGCAGACACGCAAGCTAATCGACTGGTGGCAGACCCTAACACCAATAGCGCGAATCGGAGCGATCGCTCTGTTCGCACCAGTGCTAGTCCTCAATGGGTGGGCGCTTTCGGCAATTTTTGATTATTTCCATTCTCTAATAGTTATTTTAGTCGGAGCCTCAGTACTGGCATTTCTCCTTAACTACCCTGTTAGCTGGATGGAACGCCACGGGGCAAAACGAGAGCAAGTTGCTGTGCTGGTGTTTTTATTAGCGTTATCAATTTTGTTAGCATTGGGCGTGACTCTGTTTCCCCTAGCCCTCACCCAAGCGCAACAACTGGTGGCTCGCATACCAGAGTTAATTGATTCTGGGCGATCGCAGTTAATGATGTTAAATGAGAAAGCAGAAGTTTTCGGCTTACCAATTAACCTTGATGCACTTGTAGTCCAAATCAATGATCGCGTCAAGGGGCAGTTACAAGCGATCGCCGGACAAGTCCTCAACTTGGCTGTTGTCACCTTCACCAGCTTGCTCGATTTTCTGCTGACAATGGTTTTGACTTTTTATCTTTTGCAGCATGGCGATGAACTCTGGCAAAGTTTAGTAGAATGGCTACCCACCAGATTTCGGGAACCTTTCTCCCAAACAGTCCGCCTCAGTTTCCAAAACTTTTTTATCACCCAGCTAATTTTATCTACCTGTATGGCATCCGCCTTAATTCCTGCCTTTTTATGGCTCAAGGTGCCGTTTGGGTTGTTATTCGGCTTGACGATTGGGATTATGGCGCTTGTCCCCTTTGGCGGTTCTGTGGGGATTATTCTCACGACTTCATTGGTGGCGTTGCAAGACTTTTGGATGGGAACCAGAGTACTACTCGCAGCCGTAATTGTGCAGCAAATTTTAGAAAATTTAATTGCGCCGCGTATATTAGGCAGTTTTACTGGCTTAAACCCAGTGTGGATACTAATTTCTGTCTTGACTGGTGCCAGAATTGGCGGATTGTTGGGTGTAATTGTCGCTGTACCTACGGCTGTGATTGTCAAAACTGCATTAGTCGCCCTCCGTCCTGGGAGGTTAACCAGTGAAACCGATGACACCACCGCAAAATGCGATAAATCAACCACCAGCGTAGCCGATGAATCACCCAAACCTGAAGTCAAAAACCCCCTGAGTTTTTCGGAACCGACCTTACCTTAA
- a CDS encoding CPBP family intramembrane glutamic endopeptidase, with protein MTLKRLVLIISTVIAVVLATLSLVSSWQKPQFQSRLELYQTNIALQAQAWQPEDSNGDNFQVIRQAILEDQPLENATQQYQEAKKSVQTNLDKLNNQLTQLSSPAKPLPQDTVDTSASPELTKKQVQQSLYQQQKLLAELDLRLGILQVQQGKQDTALKTWAELQQPELSSDFADTATILSGLWSNPPRILPNAQQLIQKNLDGWFQNTALIQLYQLQQRQEPLAAVKAAQQEAAAQAVFKLTLIGTIPALAALIGTILLIFLLTQRLLKGKEALLAQNEDLVWTTPWDGETILQVFVVGFFFMGQVFVPILLSILPIPRPIVGVRLQAFSVLVSYFLVAAGALSVMYFSIKRFFPLPRLWFKFQLQDNWWLWGLGGYCTALPVVVVVSLINQKLWQGQGGSNPLLQLALESQDSIALGIFFSTAAIAAPVFEEILFRGFLLPSLTRYLPVWGAIVASSLLFAIAHLSLSEVLPLTALGIVLGVVYTRSRNLLAPMLLHSLWNSGTLLSLFLLGSSN; from the coding sequence ATGACTCTCAAACGATTGGTTTTAATCATTTCGACTGTGATAGCAGTTGTATTGGCAACTTTATCGCTAGTCAGTAGTTGGCAGAAACCACAGTTCCAAAGTCGTCTGGAACTTTATCAAACCAATATTGCGCTGCAAGCCCAAGCTTGGCAGCCAGAAGATAGCAATGGTGATAATTTTCAGGTAATTCGCCAAGCCATCCTCGAAGATCAGCCCCTAGAAAATGCAACGCAGCAATATCAAGAAGCCAAAAAATCTGTACAAACTAATTTAGATAAGCTTAATAACCAACTTACACAGCTAAGTTCTCCAGCTAAACCTCTACCACAAGACACTGTTGATACTAGCGCATCTCCAGAACTCACCAAAAAACAAGTACAGCAATCTCTTTACCAACAGCAAAAATTACTCGCAGAGTTAGATTTACGTCTCGGAATTTTACAAGTACAACAAGGAAAACAAGACACAGCCTTGAAAACTTGGGCGGAATTACAACAACCAGAACTCAGCAGCGATTTTGCAGATACAGCCACTATCTTAAGTGGACTTTGGAGTAATCCTCCGCGAATCTTACCCAATGCCCAACAGCTAATTCAAAAGAATTTAGATGGTTGGTTTCAGAATACGGCTTTGATTCAGCTATACCAACTCCAGCAGCGTCAAGAACCTTTAGCCGCAGTCAAAGCTGCACAGCAAGAAGCCGCAGCCCAAGCAGTATTTAAACTCACCCTCATTGGTACGATCCCCGCCTTAGCAGCATTGATAGGCACAATTCTACTGATTTTCTTATTGACACAACGCTTGCTGAAAGGAAAAGAAGCTTTACTGGCACAAAATGAAGATTTAGTTTGGACAACACCTTGGGATGGCGAAACCATACTCCAGGTTTTTGTTGTGGGATTTTTCTTTATGGGACAAGTTTTTGTTCCCATTTTATTATCTATACTGCCAATTCCCCGCCCGATTGTCGGTGTACGCTTACAAGCTTTCTCTGTGTTGGTAAGTTACTTTTTGGTGGCGGCGGGGGCGCTGTCGGTGATGTATTTTTCCATCAAACGGTTTTTCCCTCTGCCAAGATTGTGGTTTAAATTCCAACTCCAAGATAATTGGTGGCTGTGGGGATTAGGCGGTTACTGCACCGCATTACCTGTAGTTGTGGTGGTGTCATTGATTAATCAAAAACTCTGGCAAGGGCAGGGTGGTAGTAATCCGTTATTGCAACTGGCGCTAGAAAGTCAAGATTCTATAGCATTAGGAATATTTTTCTCTACAGCTGCGATCGCTGCTCCAGTATTTGAAGAAATTTTATTTCGCGGCTTTTTGCTACCTTCCCTCACCCGTTATTTACCTGTGTGGGGCGCAATTGTGGCTAGTAGCTTGTTGTTTGCGATCGCTCACCTGAGCTTGTCAGAAGTTTTACCTTTGACAGCTTTGGGGATTGTTCTGGGAGTAGTGTACACGCGATCGCGCAATCTCCTTGCTCCGATGCTACTCCACAGCCTCTGGAATAGTGGCACACTACTGAGTCTTTTCCTCTTGGGCAGTAGTAACTAA
- a CDS encoding Rieske 2Fe-2S domain-containing protein: MRKPKIFNHPERFIEGWYWVMPSQNLRIGEVKPVTILGRNLVVYRGQDKRVAICDAYCPHMGAHLAEGKVEGNELRCFFHHWKFNEQGICVEIPCLDEPLPIKLKTWPTDEEYGMIWIWTGETPQHRLPYIPDLAEYEFDVAFGFHFVKNCHPNVVMMNAIDAQHFNTVHQLGLDIVFEKQEYHHNAIIFTNITDPRRDFNFTKIIRAFSKHPITYSICYWYGSTSIVTLGPDFLGLHIMFALRLLAEGKTEGQTIL, encoded by the coding sequence ATGCGTAAACCTAAAATTTTTAATCATCCAGAGCGTTTTATTGAGGGCTGGTATTGGGTAATGCCATCTCAAAATCTGCGAATAGGAGAAGTAAAGCCTGTTACTATTTTAGGAAGAAATTTAGTTGTTTATCGTGGTCAAGACAAAAGAGTAGCTATTTGTGATGCTTACTGTCCTCACATGGGCGCTCATCTTGCAGAAGGTAAAGTGGAAGGTAACGAATTACGCTGTTTTTTCCATCATTGGAAATTTAATGAACAGGGAATTTGTGTAGAAATTCCTTGTTTAGATGAGCCATTACCCATTAAGTTAAAAACCTGGCCGACAGATGAAGAATATGGCATGATTTGGATTTGGACTGGAGAAACACCACAACATCGATTACCATATATTCCAGATTTAGCAGAATATGAATTTGATGTAGCTTTTGGGTTTCATTTTGTCAAAAACTGTCATCCTAATGTAGTGATGATGAATGCAATTGATGCTCAACATTTTAATACAGTTCATCAACTAGGATTAGACATTGTTTTTGAGAAACAGGAATATCATCATAATGCTATTATTTTCACAAATATTACAGACCCAAGGAGAGATTTTAATTTTACTAAAATTATTCGCGCTTTCTCAAAGCATCCCATTACTTACAGTATTTGCTATTGGTATGGCAGTACTAGTATAGTCACACTTGGCCCTGATTTTTTAGGTTTACATATCATGTTTGCTCTACGTCTTTTAGCAGAGGGGAAAACAGAAGGGCAAACTATTTTATGA
- the trmFO gene encoding FADH(2)-oxidizing methylenetetrahydrofolate--tRNA-(uracil(54)-C(5))-methyltransferase TrmFO — MEQQPIQVIGGGLAGTEAAWQIAQAGVPVIFHEMRPQRFSPAHHTEHLAELVCSNSFGAMASDRAAGLLHEELRQLSSIVISKADEHAVPAGGALAVDRGQFSQDLTATVSNHPLVEFRRGEVKAIPGGIVVLATGPLTSPELAEDLRRFTGMDYMSFFDAASPIIVGESINRDIAFMASRYDKGEAAYLNCPMNKEQYLQFWQALCQAEQTELKDFERETAKFFEACLPIEELAQRGEDTMRYGPLKPVGLSDSRTGERPYAVVQLRQEDKAGQLWNMVGFQTNLRWGEQKRVFQLIPGLEKAEFVRLGVMHRNTFINAPQLMQPTLQFKQRPTLLAAGQLIGTEGYTAAAAGGWLAGTNAARLALGKEPLILPPTTMLGALLEFISSASPKHFQPMPPNFGILPDLGVKIKGKPERYGRYRDRSLADLANWKVQLEC, encoded by the coding sequence ATGGAACAACAACCGATACAAGTAATTGGAGGTGGACTAGCTGGAACAGAAGCAGCATGGCAAATTGCTCAAGCTGGAGTACCTGTTATTTTCCATGAAATGCGCCCTCAACGTTTCAGTCCTGCCCATCACACAGAACATTTGGCAGAGTTGGTTTGTAGTAATTCGTTTGGGGCGATGGCGAGCGATCGCGCGGCGGGATTACTGCACGAAGAGCTGCGACAATTAAGTTCTATTGTCATATCTAAAGCAGATGAACACGCAGTGCCGGCTGGTGGGGCGTTGGCTGTAGACAGAGGCCAATTTAGTCAAGATTTAACCGCAACTGTATCGAACCATCCTTTAGTAGAATTTCGGCGCGGTGAAGTCAAGGCTATTCCTGGAGGCATTGTGGTGTTAGCAACCGGGCCGTTAACTAGTCCTGAATTGGCAGAAGACTTGCGCCGCTTCACGGGAATGGATTACATGAGCTTTTTTGATGCGGCTAGTCCCATTATTGTTGGTGAGTCAATTAACCGTGATATTGCCTTTATGGCATCGCGCTATGACAAAGGTGAAGCCGCTTATCTGAACTGCCCCATGAATAAAGAACAGTATTTGCAGTTTTGGCAAGCACTGTGTCAAGCAGAACAAACAGAATTGAAAGATTTTGAACGGGAAACAGCCAAGTTTTTTGAAGCTTGTTTACCAATTGAAGAATTAGCACAACGGGGCGAAGATACAATGCGTTATGGCCCCTTAAAACCAGTCGGTTTATCAGATAGCCGGACTGGGGAACGTCCCTATGCTGTGGTGCAGTTGCGTCAAGAAGATAAAGCCGGACAACTGTGGAATATGGTAGGTTTCCAAACTAATCTGCGTTGGGGTGAACAAAAGCGAGTTTTTCAACTAATTCCGGGTTTAGAAAAGGCAGAATTTGTGCGGTTGGGAGTGATGCACCGCAACACTTTTATTAATGCACCCCAACTGATGCAGCCTACTTTGCAATTTAAACAACGTCCCACTTTACTAGCGGCTGGACAGTTAATTGGTACGGAAGGTTACACGGCGGCGGCGGCTGGTGGTTGGTTGGCGGGAACTAATGCCGCCCGCTTGGCTTTGGGTAAAGAGCCTTTGATTTTACCGCCTACAACAATGCTAGGGGCGCTATTAGAGTTTATTAGTTCAGCTTCACCGAAACATTTTCAACCAATGCCGCCTAATTTTGGAATTTTGCCAGATTTAGGTGTGAAAATTAAAGGTAAGCCAGAGCGTTATGGACGTTACCGCGATCGCTCTTTGGCAGACTTAGCTAACTGGAAAGTCCAATTAGAGTGCTGA